A genomic segment from Propionispora vibrioides encodes:
- a CDS encoding SDR family NAD(P)-dependent oxidoreductase — MLLEGKSVVITGAGSGLGAAAAKAFAQEGAAIAVLDLNESAAERTAAEIIACGGKAIYQKVDVTSKTSVWAAGDTAANEFGCIDIWLNCAGISKILPFLDCTEEIWDSTLAVNLKGAFLCCQNAVTHMLQNKNGGVIINLSSQSGKKAGAQYQAYCASKFGVIGLTQSIALEFARKGIRANAICPGVVPTPMWDKQVTDYARKRNMTPEEVMPYFCKTIPLGRVCSYKNFTDMALFLASEQSEYMTGQALNLTGGSLLS, encoded by the coding sequence ATGTTATTAGAAGGAAAATCGGTGGTCATAACCGGGGCCGGCAGCGGTCTTGGCGCAGCTGCAGCAAAAGCGTTTGCGCAAGAGGGAGCAGCTATTGCTGTGCTTGACCTTAATGAATCAGCCGCCGAACGTACCGCGGCAGAAATCATTGCCTGCGGAGGCAAAGCGATATATCAAAAAGTAGACGTTACCAGTAAAACCTCTGTTTGGGCTGCCGGCGATACCGCAGCAAATGAATTTGGCTGCATCGATATATGGCTGAACTGCGCTGGCATATCCAAAATACTGCCGTTTCTTGACTGCACAGAAGAAATTTGGGATTCAACATTAGCTGTTAATCTTAAAGGTGCATTTTTATGTTGCCAAAATGCCGTAACACACATGCTTCAAAACAAGAATGGCGGAGTCATTATCAATCTATCTTCCCAATCCGGAAAAAAGGCAGGAGCTCAATATCAGGCCTATTGTGCAAGCAAATTTGGCGTTATTGGCTTAACACAATCCATTGCTTTGGAATTTGCCCGCAAGGGAATCCGTGCCAACGCTATTTGTCCGGGCGTAGTGCCAACCCCTATGTGGGATAAACAAGTCACCGACTATGCACGCAAACGTAATATGACTCCTGAGGAAGTCATGCCTTATTTCTGCAAGACTATTCCGCTCGGCCGTGTTTGCAGTTATAAAAATTTTACTGATATGGCATTATTTCTAGCCAGTGAGCAATCAGAATATATGACCGGCCAAGCCTTAAATCTGACTGGCGGCAGTCTGCTATCTTAA
- a CDS encoding PTS sugar transporter subunit IIA, which produces MVGILIATHGKLAEGLLDAAELIIGKQKKCNILSVLHGDDINAFGKSICQNVLELDDGDGVLLFTDLFSASPANQVALNYPQMKTHKIKAITGVNLPMLLEAIGKRILNEDLDSMTEAAILAAHGGIKDLLAELSKNKAV; this is translated from the coding sequence ATGGTTGGAATATTAATTGCAACACACGGAAAACTTGCCGAAGGGCTTTTAGATGCCGCAGAGTTAATCATTGGAAAACAAAAAAAATGCAATATCTTAAGTGTATTGCACGGAGATGATATCAATGCCTTTGGTAAATCCATTTGCCAAAATGTCTTGGAATTGGATGACGGCGATGGAGTCCTGCTATTTACCGATTTGTTCTCTGCCAGCCCGGCTAATCAAGTGGCATTAAATTATCCGCAAATGAAAACCCACAAAATTAAAGCCATTACCGGCGTGAACTTGCCAATGCTATTAGAAGCTATCGGCAAAAGAATACTAAACGAAGATTTGGACAGCATGACGGAAGCCGCCATACTGGCAGCACATGGCGGCATCAAAGACTTGCTTGCTGAACTCAGCAAAAATAAAGCCGTGTAG
- a CDS encoding ABC transporter ATP-binding protein — MMAVDGQGRLEKTAVVALKDVSLSYNSNKDDNALEHIDLTLTEGEFVCLLGPSGCGKSTLLKIIAGFISPTAGTAVMDGEPINGADWHRGVVFQQPPLYPWLNVMENVMFGLKMRNIPVHESRRLAEEYIDKVGLREFRHCKPYELSGGMKQRVAIARSLVNKPRVLLMDEPFGALDALTREQMQILVRNIWWDSKCTILFITHDVDEALSLGTRVIVMSKRPGRILRELKTEFTYKISGDNSNRTRYSDQFLELREEVLNLINRQELTYQV, encoded by the coding sequence ATGATGGCTGTAGACGGTCAGGGCAGGCTAGAGAAAACTGCAGTAGTCGCTTTAAAAGATGTGTCACTGAGCTATAACTCGAATAAGGATGACAATGCTCTGGAACATATTGATCTTACGTTGACGGAGGGAGAGTTTGTCTGCCTGCTGGGCCCTTCCGGTTGCGGCAAAAGCACTCTCTTGAAGATTATAGCCGGCTTTATATCGCCCACTGCCGGTACGGCCGTTATGGATGGCGAACCGATCAATGGAGCCGACTGGCATCGTGGGGTGGTTTTTCAGCAGCCCCCTCTGTATCCATGGCTCAATGTAATGGAAAACGTCATGTTTGGCCTGAAAATGAGAAACATCCCGGTCCATGAGAGCCGCAGACTGGCGGAGGAATATATAGATAAGGTGGGACTAAGGGAGTTTCGCCATTGCAAGCCCTATGAGTTGTCCGGCGGCATGAAACAGCGCGTTGCCATTGCCAGGTCGTTGGTCAACAAGCCACGGGTGCTATTGATGGATGAGCCCTTTGGCGCTTTGGACGCCTTAACCCGGGAACAAATGCAGATATTGGTACGAAATATCTGGTGGGATTCCAAATGCACCATCTTGTTTATTACTCATGATGTGGACGAAGCGCTATCCTTGGGCACCAGAGTCATCGTCATGTCCAAACGGCCCGGTCGAATCCTCCGGGAGCTTAAAACGGAATTTACCTATAAGATTAGCGGCGATAATTCCAACCGCACCCGGTATTCGGACCAGTTCCTTGAGCTGCGCGAGGAAGTCCTTAATCTAATTAACCGGCAGGAGTTAACGTATCAGGTGTAA
- a CDS encoding sigma 54-interacting transcriptional regulator, with product MGEQAVIKVAGKPVVYFAKHVLEHRFGMSFTQAVFEDRTSFFELMESCLKRTDERCVQPSVAVDPFFSNGESRAEAAKRIFNTMIGADSSLKNQIKQAIGAIIYPPNGLHTFLIGPTGVGKTTFAELMYRYAVEIGKLKENAPYIIFNCADYTGNSQLLLSYLFGHVKGAFTGAEREKSGLIDAANGGILFLDEVHRLPPEGQEMLFSLMDRGRFRRLGESDNLHQANVLFILATTESPEKSILTTFLRRIPCVIKLPGLAERPMKERMQLICSFFTEESKKIKLPVTVSTEVLKLFLLYDCKGSIGQLRNDIQITCANAYVDYLTENKNKFYIKLSHMASRFAEGVFIMEQKREELVQNFDLNAVVELTFNDETPEGENQIRKILFHDDYKTEEDFYESILDNSRKYFEEGRTITDIKKSINQQVEEYFSKYPCANINKKNHENNSVLFKIVQERVVSAVKEILIEVAETLHIFIDSKIVYSLALHIETLIERIKAGVYVYRSFRPIDEVNLKDEYAMAVSIREKLEQKLNIEIPGEEAAFIAMFLYALQNNDKQHYIDVVVITHGDTTASSMASVANKLLGTEHVKAIDMPLTETVHDTLRRTVELVRELQTSKGVFLLVDMGSLAAFAEAVTKQTGVPTGSLKMVSTPMVIEAARKSMMPNMTLELLVEEVKNTSVFIGEGAGVPSVNEGKSADDKKNVSEIVQGDYFDHDHEKMMMLLGRVLTFLNPVKAYELLNQVYTSLLAQLDIAPDRGLKIKFMFHNMSMIERIISKEVFDYVKLKDLKKEKKAVFLTVKTEYKVVENAFGIKIPDSEFAYIVEMISIYLT from the coding sequence GTGGGCGAACAGGCTGTAATTAAAGTAGCCGGTAAACCGGTCGTGTATTTTGCTAAGCATGTCCTGGAACATCGCTTTGGTATGAGCTTTACACAAGCTGTCTTTGAAGACAGAACAAGTTTTTTTGAACTGATGGAGTCCTGTCTGAAAAGAACGGATGAGCGATGCGTTCAGCCAAGTGTTGCTGTCGATCCGTTTTTTTCCAATGGCGAAAGCAGGGCAGAAGCCGCCAAGCGGATTTTTAATACGATGATTGGCGCGGATTCAAGCCTTAAGAACCAAATAAAGCAAGCAATTGGAGCCATTATTTATCCTCCTAACGGGCTGCATACTTTTCTGATAGGACCTACCGGCGTTGGTAAAACCACATTTGCCGAACTTATGTATCGTTATGCTGTTGAAATAGGTAAATTGAAGGAAAACGCTCCTTACATTATTTTTAATTGTGCCGATTATACCGGTAATTCTCAATTGTTACTGTCATACTTATTTGGACATGTTAAAGGAGCTTTTACCGGCGCCGAGAGAGAAAAAAGCGGCTTAATTGATGCAGCTAATGGTGGTATTTTATTTTTGGATGAGGTTCATCGCCTGCCACCGGAAGGGCAGGAAATGTTATTTTCACTAATGGACCGGGGACGATTCCGAAGATTGGGAGAGTCTGACAATTTGCATCAGGCGAATGTCCTGTTCATTCTGGCCACAACAGAAAGCCCGGAGAAGTCAATATTGACAACCTTTTTGCGCAGAATCCCCTGTGTAATTAAATTGCCCGGCCTGGCAGAACGTCCGATGAAAGAGCGGATGCAGCTTATTTGTTCGTTTTTCACTGAAGAGTCAAAAAAAATAAAACTTCCGGTTACTGTATCGACAGAAGTTTTAAAGTTATTTTTGTTATATGATTGCAAAGGCAGTATCGGGCAATTGAGAAATGATATTCAAATTACTTGCGCCAATGCTTATGTAGATTATCTTACGGAAAACAAAAACAAGTTTTATATCAAACTTTCGCACATGGCCAGCCGGTTTGCTGAAGGTGTTTTCATTATGGAACAAAAGCGGGAAGAACTTGTCCAGAACTTTGATCTAAATGCGGTGGTAGAGCTGACTTTTAACGATGAAACTCCGGAAGGAGAAAATCAAATCCGAAAAATTTTGTTTCATGATGATTATAAGACGGAAGAGGATTTTTACGAAAGTATTTTGGACAATTCACGGAAGTATTTTGAGGAAGGAAGAACAATTACTGATATAAAAAAGAGTATCAATCAGCAGGTTGAAGAATATTTCTCAAAATATCCATGTGCAAATATTAATAAGAAGAATCATGAAAATAATTCTGTATTATTTAAGATTGTACAAGAGCGGGTAGTAAGTGCTGTAAAGGAAATATTAATTGAAGTTGCAGAAACACTGCATATTTTTATTGATTCCAAGATTGTTTACAGCCTGGCACTTCATATAGAAACGCTTATCGAACGTATAAAGGCCGGCGTGTATGTATATAGATCGTTCCGGCCCATTGACGAAGTGAATCTAAAAGATGAATATGCGATGGCTGTGAGTATCAGAGAAAAGCTAGAACAGAAACTCAATATAGAAATACCCGGGGAAGAAGCTGCTTTTATCGCCATGTTTCTCTATGCATTGCAAAATAATGATAAACAACACTATATTGATGTGGTTGTTATCACACATGGGGACACGACGGCAAGCAGCATGGCCAGTGTGGCCAATAAGCTTTTAGGGACTGAGCATGTAAAAGCTATTGATATGCCCCTCACGGAAACGGTACATGATACATTGCGTAGGACCGTGGAACTGGTGCGTGAACTGCAGACTTCTAAGGGGGTATTCCTCTTAGTAGATATGGGATCGCTGGCGGCGTTTGCCGAAGCAGTTACTAAGCAAACCGGGGTTCCGACCGGTTCGCTTAAAATGGTCAGTACACCCATGGTCATTGAGGCAGCCAGAAAGTCGATGATGCCGAATATGACACTGGAATTACTGGTCGAGGAGGTTAAGAATACAAGCGTTTTCATAGGGGAAGGCGCAGGTGTGCCTTCTGTGAATGAAGGAAAGTCAGCGGATGATAAGAAAAATGTATCGGAAATTGTTCAAGGAGATTATTTTGATCATGATCATGAAAAAATGATGATGCTATTAGGACGGGTGCTGACTTTTTTGAATCCCGTAAAAGCTTATGAATTGCTCAATCAGGTGTATACTTCACTTTTGGCGCAATTAGATATTGCTCCTGATCGAGGCTTGAAAATTAAGTTTATGTTTCACAATATGAGTATGATTGAGCGAATCATTTCTAAAGAAGTTTTTGATTATGTAAAATTAAAGGATTTGAAAAAAGAAAAGAAAGCAGTATTCCTTACTGTAAAAACGGAGTATAAAGTGGTTGAAAACGCATTCGGAATTAAGATTCCCGACAGTGAGTTTGCGTATATTGTGGAAATGATAAGTATTTATTTGACGTAA
- a CDS encoding PTS sugar transporter subunit IIC, whose protein sequence is MSIDIVQAILIGVVYYLGFNGTPWLTNLGATIANRPLIAGTLVGFILGDPVTGCIIGAAINLPYLAYISAGGTVPMDPGLAGTMGTALAMAAGATPQVAVSLAVPIGLLGTMLFTLRMTVDIAFVHMADKAAAEGDYRKVNFFNVVPPQLFLAFITIVPVALGVYFGADIMTRMIQSLSGTPLHVLTVIGGVLPALGIAMNLRAIVNKYILLFFLIGFILQVYFHVPIITISIIGFIIAILYTELSMKDQEAR, encoded by the coding sequence ATGTCGATAGATATTGTTCAGGCCATATTGATTGGTGTCGTTTACTACCTGGGATTTAACGGAACCCCCTGGCTGACCAACCTGGGAGCCACTATTGCCAACAGACCTTTGATTGCCGGTACGTTAGTAGGATTTATACTTGGTGATCCGGTAACCGGCTGCATTATCGGCGCAGCCATCAATTTACCCTATCTGGCTTATATCTCGGCAGGCGGTACTGTTCCGATGGATCCCGGCTTAGCCGGCACGATGGGAACCGCTTTAGCCATGGCCGCCGGCGCAACACCACAGGTAGCCGTGTCTTTAGCCGTTCCCATTGGACTACTGGGCACAATGTTGTTCACGCTGAGAATGACGGTGGATATCGCCTTTGTCCATATGGCTGATAAAGCCGCCGCCGAAGGAGATTATCGAAAAGTAAACTTTTTTAATGTCGTCCCGCCTCAATTATTTCTTGCCTTTATCACCATCGTGCCCGTAGCCCTAGGTGTATATTTTGGCGCAGATATCATGACCCGGATGATTCAGTCGCTCAGCGGAACACCGCTTCATGTTCTTACAGTGATTGGCGGTGTATTGCCGGCTTTGGGCATTGCCATGAATTTGCGGGCAATCGTCAACAAATATATCCTGCTGTTCTTCCTGATCGGCTTCATTCTTCAGGTGTATTTCCATGTTCCCATTATCACTATCTCCATTATTGGCTTCATCATTGCCATACTTTACACAGAACTTTCCATGAAAGATCAGGAGGCGAGATAA
- a CDS encoding PTS sugar transporter subunit IIB, protein MAKIVLARIDDRLIHGQVMTAWLQFVGANHIVIIDDETAADEFLKSVIAMAVPREIKLDIYHCTEAAAAIQKMKDTERIMLLAKVPESFLTLLETGLSLPKIVIGGMGANPERTKFYKNISASPQERKTFKQIITHGTELVIHIIPDQQAVGVEEYLK, encoded by the coding sequence ATGGCAAAAATCGTTCTAGCCCGTATTGATGACCGACTAATTCACGGACAGGTGATGACAGCCTGGCTGCAATTTGTCGGCGCTAACCATATTGTTATCATTGATGACGAAACAGCAGCCGATGAATTTCTCAAATCAGTTATTGCCATGGCTGTTCCCCGGGAAATTAAACTGGATATTTATCATTGTACGGAAGCCGCAGCAGCCATTCAGAAAATGAAGGATACTGAAAGAATTATGCTGCTTGCCAAAGTCCCGGAAAGTTTTTTAACGCTGTTAGAAACAGGACTGTCACTGCCCAAAATAGTCATTGGCGGTATGGGCGCCAATCCGGAACGCACGAAATTCTACAAAAACATTTCTGCCTCGCCGCAGGAAAGAAAAACCTTTAAACAAATCATCACCCATGGCACGGAGCTGGTGATTCATATTATTCCTGACCAGCAGGCAGTTGGTGTGGAAGAATATTTAAAATAA
- a CDS encoding PTS system mannose/fructose/sorbose family transporter subunit IID, with protein sequence MTGQEKPDQALLKKSDVVKSFWLWMFFYVSNYNYERLMANGFVHALSPILKKLYGHNKEESTLALQRHLAFFNTEPHFGSIIGGITIALEEQRAKGKPISDQMINGLKTGLMGPLAGIGDTLWQGTLTPILLSFALSISSQGNLLGVGLYIILMPLIMFTIAYNLWMKGYFLGREGLQKIMAGNMIQKVMTVAQTMGGIVLGGLSASFVTLSTPVSFQLGESVLKLQADVLDKLLLGFLPLVTTLFTLYLLNKKMKSTTVLCIITILSGVGAAFGIF encoded by the coding sequence ATGACCGGACAAGAAAAACCAGACCAAGCTTTGCTTAAAAAAAGTGATGTGGTAAAATCCTTCTGGTTATGGATGTTTTTCTATGTATCCAACTATAATTACGAACGGCTGATGGCTAATGGTTTTGTCCACGCTTTATCTCCCATTCTCAAAAAACTGTATGGTCATAACAAAGAAGAGTCAACGCTGGCCCTACAACGCCATCTGGCATTCTTCAATACCGAACCTCATTTTGGCAGCATTATTGGTGGAATTACCATTGCGCTGGAGGAACAACGGGCAAAAGGCAAACCAATCAGCGATCAAATGATAAATGGTCTAAAGACCGGCTTAATGGGACCGCTTGCCGGCATAGGCGACACCCTATGGCAAGGCACCTTAACACCGATCCTCCTTTCCTTTGCGCTCAGCATCTCCTCGCAGGGAAATTTACTCGGAGTCGGCCTGTATATTATCCTGATGCCGTTGATTATGTTCACAATCGCCTATAACCTGTGGATGAAAGGTTATTTTCTCGGCCGTGAGGGTCTTCAGAAAATCATGGCCGGCAATATGATCCAAAAAGTAATGACCGTAGCACAAACCATGGGTGGCATCGTATTAGGAGGTCTTAGCGCCAGCTTCGTCACTCTGTCCACTCCGGTTTCTTTCCAACTCGGAGAATCAGTGCTAAAATTACAGGCCGATGTATTGGATAAATTGTTATTAGGCTTTTTACCCTTAGTAACGACATTATTCACTTTATATCTATTGAACAAAAAAATGAAATCCACAACCGTTTTATGCATTATCACTATTCTGTCAGGGGTCGGAGCAGCATTCGGTATATTTTAA